A stretch of Brevundimonas naejangsanensis DNA encodes these proteins:
- a CDS encoding glycosyltransferase family 2 protein: MIDRSAAQPDISIVVPVHDESGAAVPLAREIAEAFAGRSYEMIFVNDASRDSTLAELQAAMAELPALRVLSHGTNAGQSRAVRTGVLAARAPIVVTLDGDGQNPPADAPRLADALIAAPPSVALVGGVRAKRQDSTAKRQASLWANRIRKKLLGDDADDTGCGLKAFRRDVFLRLPYFDHIHRYLPALMIREGYENRYLEVDHRHRETGRSKYTNWGRLRASFSDLLGVMWLKSRSRRPGAITEF, from the coding sequence ATGATCGACCGTTCCGCTGCCCAGCCTGACATCTCCATCGTCGTGCCCGTGCATGATGAATCCGGCGCCGCCGTGCCCCTGGCGCGCGAAATCGCCGAGGCCTTCGCCGGGCGGTCTTATGAGATGATCTTCGTCAACGACGCCAGCCGGGATTCGACCCTGGCCGAGCTGCAGGCGGCGATGGCCGAACTGCCCGCCCTGCGGGTGCTGTCGCACGGGACCAATGCGGGCCAGAGCCGGGCGGTGCGCACCGGCGTCCTGGCCGCGCGGGCGCCGATCGTCGTCACCCTGGACGGCGACGGCCAGAACCCGCCCGCCGACGCCCCGCGCCTGGCCGACGCCTTGATCGCCGCCCCGCCCAGTGTCGCCTTGGTCGGCGGCGTCCGGGCCAAGCGCCAGGACAGCACCGCCAAGCGCCAGGCCTCCCTGTGGGCCAATCGCATCCGCAAGAAGCTGCTGGGCGACGACGCCGACGACACCGGCTGCGGGCTGAAGGCCTTCCGCCGCGACGTCTTCCTGCGCCTGCCCTACTTCGATCACATCCACCGCTATCTGCCGGCGCTGATGATCCGCGAGGGGTATGAGAACCGCTACCTCGAGGTCGATCACCGCCACCGCGAGACGGGCCGCTCGAAATACACCAACTGGGGCCGGCTGCGGGCGTCCTTCTCGGACCTGCTGGGCGTGATGTGGCTGAAGTCGCGCTCCCGCCGCCCGGGGGCGATCACCGAGTTCTGA
- the trhA gene encoding PAQR family membrane homeostasis protein TrhA yields MLLKSLARRVCTPDDLDLIEHYQTRAERLADLWVHAVGLALAAVGGVVLAVLASLYVGVGAAVSTAIYALCLVAMLTASTVYNLTHPCAARPVLRRLDEAAIFLMIAGSYTPFTTQRFEGGWAIGFTLAVWLMAFAGAGVKILAPRLSDAFWSLVYVLFGWVAVVALKPMIETVHPLALGLLVAGGLIYTSGVFVFISRKIRFRRAIWHGFVVTGAGVHWTAVLVGVVLVGGA; encoded by the coding sequence ATGTTGCTTAAATCCCTCGCCCGACGAGTCTGCACCCCCGACGACCTGGACCTGATCGAACACTATCAGACCCGGGCCGAGCGGCTGGCCGACCTGTGGGTCCATGCGGTCGGCCTGGCCTTGGCGGCGGTCGGCGGCGTGGTCCTGGCGGTGCTGGCCAGCCTCTATGTGGGCGTCGGCGCGGCGGTGTCGACGGCTATCTACGCCCTGTGCCTGGTGGCCATGCTGACGGCGTCCACCGTCTATAACCTGACCCACCCCTGCGCGGCGCGGCCGGTGCTGCGACGGCTGGACGAGGCAGCCATCTTCCTGATGATCGCGGGCAGCTACACCCCCTTCACGACCCAGAGGTTCGAGGGCGGCTGGGCCATCGGCTTCACCCTGGCCGTGTGGCTGATGGCCTTCGCGGGCGCCGGGGTGAAGATCCTGGCGCCGCGCCTGTCGGACGCTTTCTGGAGCCTGGTCTACGTCCTGTTCGGCTGGGTGGCCGTGGTCGCGCTGAAGCCGATGATCGAGACGGTGCATCCGCTGGCCCTGGGCCTGCTGGTGGCCGGGGGGCTGATCTACACCTCGGGCGTCTTCGTCTTCATCAGCCGCAAGATCCGCTTCCGCCGCGCCATCTGGCACGGCTTCGTCGTCACCGGGGCGGGAGTGCACTGGACGGCGGTGCTGGTCGGGGTGGTGCTGGTCGGGGGCGCCTGA